One Salvia splendens isolate huo1 chromosome 12, SspV2, whole genome shotgun sequence genomic window carries:
- the LOC121759356 gene encoding probable proteasome inhibitor: MATEQSILAVIRAARPQFRTAFDKAAYAVHASFVATGYVLHATGPPAFADDALSVSCKDEVGMDGWNDVEHNYAFVYSNPEKGSKKVLVKCLVMNDKLIVDVLKEGGSEPLHLELDAGEYVREDAGSNYGSQFKNLGKLVENVNKEILNKLDAASASSSSAKSSSTEASIREERDRLRVGPDTEDPYTPLHPGYVVPPIPGFGGSDLFPGPGAGMYPSRGDFGGGSMLVGPDDPRFFGDRTRGPGFPGGLPGVPPGARFDPYGPPNVPGFEPGRFARNPPRSGGGLHPDLEHFHNGSDFI, translated from the exons ATGGCTACTGAGCAGTCGATTTTGGCGGTGATACGGGCGGCGCGGCCACAATTCCGCACCGCCTTTGATAAGGCAGCGTACGCCGTCCACGCGTCCTTTGTTGCCACCGGATACGTCCTCCACGCCACCGGTCCTCCTGCTTTCGCCGACGACGCTCTTTCCGTATCCTGCAAAG ATGAAGTTGGGATGGATGGTTGGAACGATGTCGAACATAATTATGCGTTCGTATACTCGAACCCGGAGAAGGGTTCGAAAAAGGTGCTCGTGAAGTGCCTTGTGATGAATGATAAATTGATCGTTGATGTTCTCAAGGAAGGAGGCTCCGAGCCTCTGCATCTTGAACTGGA TGCTGGTGAATATGTCCGAGAGGATGCCGGGAGCAATTATGGTTCGCAGTTCAAGAATTTGGGGAAGCTGGTGGAAAATGTTAACAAGGAAATTTTAAACAAACTGGATGCTGCGTCGGCTTCTAGCTCGTCAGCGAAAAGCTCTAG TACAGAGGCAAGTATAAGAGAAGAAAGAGATCGGCTCAGGGTAGGACCTGACACAGAAGACCCTTACACGCCCTTACATCCTGG ATACGTTGTTCCACCAATTCCTGGTTTTGGCGGCAGTGACCTCTTTCCTGGCCCAGGGGCTGGAATGTACCCATCCAG GGGTGATTTTGGAGGTGGAAGCATGTTGGTGG GTCCTGATGATCCGAGGTTCTTTGGGGATCGAACTCGTGGCCCTGGATTTCCTGGTGGTCTACC AGGTGTACCCCCTGGTGCCCGCTTTGATCCCTATGGACCTCCTAATGTACCTGGATTTGAGCCTGGTCGATTTGCCAG AAATCCACCAAGATCTGGAGGAGGATTACATCCAGACTTGGAGCACTTCCATAACGGCTCGGATTTTATATAG